The Halioglobus maricola genome segment TTCAGCCACGACCGCACAGGTATCCAGCACTTCCTGGGCATCAGCGCTGGGCTGCCAATTGCGCGGAATCAGGGGCCGACGGCTACTGAGCTCACGCAATAGAAAGGCCTGACGTGCCTCCTCGTCCCAGTCGGCGTAATCGCCCAGCCCGAGGTAGGTTGTGAGCTCCGAAAGCACTTCAGTGTGACGAGCGCTGTCCTGTCGCACATCGTGACGGACAAGATGCACACCGAAACAACGCACTCGACGCATGACATCCAACAGGGTTCCACGCGCGATAATATCCATGTCGCAATCCAGCAGCGACTGGTAACAGGCGTTGAGCGGATTCCACAATTGGTCGACATCGGTAAGAATTTCGCCTTCCGGCGGTAGCTCGCCTTGCAACTGTGCTTCGATATGATCCCGGGTCCTGCGCAGCAATGTGCGCAACAAACGTACCACTTCCCGGTAGGGTTCATGGGCGCCATTGGCCAGTTCTCGCAGAGCATCATTACAGCGGGTCATCGAGAGCTCTTCGATCAGGCGGGTCAGATCACCAAGGTACAGCTCAGTTGCCTGCCAGCGGCTGAGCAGCAGCACCTCGCGAGTAACCGTCGCTGTAACATTCGGGTTGCCATCGCGGTCGCCGCCCATCCAGGAGGTAAAGGTGACGGGCGCTGCATCCAACGGTAGCTCGCGGCCTCCGTGTTCCTGCAGCGCACTATCCAGTCGGCGCAGGAATTCAGGCACTGCCCACCACAGAGACTCCTCAACAACAGCGAAGCCCCACTTGGCCTCATCGACCGGGCTGGGGCGCTCGGTGCGAAAATCATCGCCGTACCAGATCTGCGCTATCAGTTCGCGCAGGCGAACTTCCAGTTGCTCCCGTTCTCGTTCGGCAAGGCCACCAAGCTCGAGCTGGCTGAGACAGCGACCAATTTCGCCGTGCTTGTGGATCAGGGTGCGACGGGTAATCTCGGTAGGATGCGCAGTGAGCACAAGATCGATTTTAAGATCGGCAATTGCAGCGGCGATCTCATCAGGCGATGCACCCTCCGCCGCAAGTTCACGCAGATTGCTGTCGAGATTGCGTGACGCCGACAGCATAGGATCCATGCCACGTGAAATCATATGCTGCTGGTCGGCAATATTCGCCAGGTTTAGAAACTGGGCGAACGTCCGTGCCACAGGCACCAGCTGCTCACTATCGAGGCTTCGCAGCTGCTCCAGCAACGCTTGCCGATCCCCCGCTTCTCCGTCTCGCGCACCGCGGGACAGTGTGCGAATGCGCTCGATCAGCGCGAGAAAATCATCGCCCTCTGCGTCTGCTACCGTATCACCAAGAATCCTGCCCAGCAGGCTGACATTGCCTCGCAGGCTCGCGTAATCTGCTTCCACTTTCTACCCCTGTTACCAGCTACCGATCCGTCCCAGCAGGTCACAGACCCGGGAGGAGTAGCCCCATTCGTTGTCATACCAGTTCAGAACCCGCACATAGCGATCAGCGGTCACACCACTGAAACCGGCATCGTAAATAGATGAGTGTGAATTGCCGATAATGTCAGAAGACACAATCGGTGTTTCGCTGTATTGCAGGATGCCCTTAAGGCGATCGGACTCCGAGGCTTCACGCACCGCTGCGTTAACATCATCAACCGTGACCGACTTACCCAGTTTCACGAACAGATCCACAACCGAACCGTCGGGAACGGGAACCCTGGCAGCTATGCCGTGCAGCTTGCCCTGCAGTTGCGGCAACACCTCGCCCACCGCTTTGGCAGCGCCGGTGGATGTTGGAATAATGTTCTCCGCGGCTGCCCGGCTGCGACGCCAATCAGAGTGGGGAACATCGGCCAGGCGCTGGTCATTGGTGTAGGCGTGAACGGTATTGATCACCCCCTCCTCAATACCGAACGCATCATCGAGTACCCGCGCCATAGGCGCCAGGCAATTGGTCGTGCAGCTGGCATTGGAGATGATACGGTGTTCTGGCTTAAGACCATCATCATTCACTCCGAGCACGACCGTATAATCAACCGGATCCTTGGCGGGCACAGTCAATACAACACGGCCCGCGCCGGCTGTCAGGTGCTGCTCAAGTTGCTCGCGCGCGCGGAACACACCGGTAGCTTCAACCACCGCATCGATGCCCAGCTCGGCCCAGGGCAGATTGGCCGGTGAACGTTCCTTCAGCAACTTTACCCGCCCCTTGTCGGTGACAAACTCATCGCCTTCAAGCGTCAAGTTTTTACCAAAAGGGCCCATGACTGTGTCGTAGCTGAGCAAATAGCGCAGCGCGTCGTTATCAAACAAGTCGTTGATAGCGACAACATCAACGCCTTCAACGTTTTCCAGAATGCGGAAAACCGAGCGACCAATACGGCCAAAACCGTTAATTGCAACTCTCATTACGCGGCCTCCTTCTGTGCATCCAATGACGAGTAGAGCCTGACCACGTCCAGCAGGCGGGCGGCGTGCCCCAGATTTTCATACCAGCTCAGCGTCTTGATCGTATTGTGACCGGCCTTGATTGTGCCCTTCGTGTCGTAAAGCAAGGACAGCGAACTGCCGATTACGTCAGAGGAAACAATGGGGTCCTCCACTGCTCCGATGATGCCGGGCTTGGCAGCCGCGGCCGCGCGCATGGCGTTATTGATCGCCTCGGCATCCACCGAATCGTCTTTCATCACCAGATTGACATCCAGCAGGCAACCTTCCTGAACCGGCACATTGAGCGCTGAGGTGAGAATCTTGCCTTCAAACTGGGGCAGTACCTTGCCCAGCCAAAGTGAAGCCTCGTGGCTATTGGGGATAATATTCTTGGCGGCGGAGCGGCTGCGACGGAAGTCTGATCCGGCGTAGTCCTGCAGCGCCTGATCCGAAGTGAAAGCGTGGACAGTTGTCATGCTGCCGCACTCAATTTCGAAGCTGCCTGAAAGGCTATCGAGCAAGAGGGCAAGTGCACTGGTCGTGGCACTGCCAGCTGAGATCATGCGATCCGAAACGCTCGCACTCGCCTCGTTGATACCGGAAATCACGATCCGATCGATATGATCGGTGGGCAAGGTGCGCAAAAGCACTCGAGGCGCGCCATTGCCCAGATGGTCTTCCATGTAGTTGCGGTTGCGGTACTTGCCGGTGGAATCAATAACGATATCAACGCCAAAAATATCCCAGGGCATTTCCGCCGGGCTATCAATTTCCATCAGGCGAGCGCGGAAGCGATCATTGGCCAGGAAATTCCCATCGAGGCGATGCTGTGC includes the following:
- the gap gene encoding type I glyceraldehyde-3-phosphate dehydrogenase; protein product: MRVAINGFGRIGRSVFRILENVEGVDVVAINDLFDNDALRYLLSYDTVMGPFGKNLTLEGDEFVTDKGRVKLLKERSPANLPWAELGIDAVVEATGVFRAREQLEQHLTAGAGRVVLTVPAKDPVDYTVVLGVNDDGLKPEHRIISNASCTTNCLAPMARVLDDAFGIEEGVINTVHAYTNDQRLADVPHSDWRRSRAAAENIIPTSTGAAKAVGEVLPQLQGKLHGIAARVPVPDGSVVDLFVKLGKSVTVDDVNAAVREASESDRLKGILQYSETPIVSSDIIGNSHSSIYDAGFSGVTADRYVRVLNWYDNEWGYSSRVCDLLGRIGSW
- the ppc gene encoding phosphoenolpyruvate carboxylase, whose protein sequence is MEADYASLRGNVSLLGRILGDTVADAEGDDFLALIERIRTLSRGARDGEAGDRQALLEQLRSLDSEQLVPVARTFAQFLNLANIADQQHMISRGMDPMLSASRNLDSNLRELAAEGASPDEIAAAIADLKIDLVLTAHPTEITRRTLIHKHGEIGRCLSQLELGGLAEREREQLEVRLRELIAQIWYGDDFRTERPSPVDEAKWGFAVVEESLWWAVPEFLRRLDSALQEHGGRELPLDAAPVTFTSWMGGDRDGNPNVTATVTREVLLLSRWQATELYLGDLTRLIEELSMTRCNDALRELANGAHEPYREVVRLLRTLLRRTRDHIEAQLQGELPPEGEILTDVDQLWNPLNACYQSLLDCDMDIIARGTLLDVMRRVRCFGVHLVRHDVRQDSARHTEVLSELTTYLGLGDYADWDEEARQAFLLRELSSRRPLIPRNWQPSADAQEVLDTCAVVAEQPQQALGAYVISMARQASDILAVHLLLQDAGVAYPLPVAPLFETLDDLSRARQVVTTLLEQSWYRGHIGGQMMVMIGYSDSAKDAGVLAASWAQYRAQEELLEVCNSNAVSLTLFHGRGGTIGRGGAPARQALLSQPPGSLRNGLRVTEQGEMIRTKLGWTSLAVKTLALYTVAICRANLKNPPAPNDRWREMMDTLSMHSCDAYRAVIREEPEFVPYFRHATPEQELAKLPLGSRPARRKSGGGIESLRAIPWIFAWSQNRLMLPAWLGAGKALAMAIEDGQSDLLHEMADNWPFFAARLSMLEMVFAKSEPGLSAFYDERLVPDELKSIGEGLRAQLASDTETILELTGAEAPMSDQSWEAESLRLRNIYTDPLNFLQAELLRRNREETRPELERAIMVTIAGIAAGMRNTG
- a CDS encoding glyceraldehyde 3-phosphate dehydrogenase NAD-binding domain-containing protein, with protein sequence MTQRKPIRVGIMGFGQTGRQIYQLAAASDDVEVVAIADIGKPEILHYLLCSEGSDPAQHRLDGNFLANDRFRARLMEIDSPAEMPWDIFGVDIVIDSTGKYRNRNYMEDHLGNGAPRVLLRTLPTDHIDRIVISGINEASASVSDRMISAGSATTSALALLLDSLSGSFEIECGSMTTVHAFTSDQALQDYAGSDFRRSRSAAKNIIPNSHEASLWLGKVLPQFEGKILTSALNVPVQEGCLLDVNLVMKDDSVDAEAINNAMRAAAAAKPGIIGAVEDPIVSSDVIGSSLSLLYDTKGTIKAGHNTIKTLSWYENLGHAARLLDVVRLYSSLDAQKEAA